The following nucleotide sequence is from Strigops habroptila isolate Jane chromosome Z, bStrHab1.2.pri, whole genome shotgun sequence.
CACGAACACGCAGCAACCTGCAGTGTAGCTCCAGAGCCGGCTGCAGGGGCCACCGATAAAGCGATACTTCATTAGTCGGGAGTTTACTCATTTGATAGTAGCAATAGTAATAGCAATAGCAATAGCAATAGCAATAGTAATAGTAActgtaatagtaataataataataataacaacaactaCAACAACAAGAACGatagaaaacagcttttgttgGGAGAGTTTCCAAGGAAAACCACTCCCAGGTCTCTGCAAagaagggagcagggagagggaacTGCGGGGATCTTTTCTGAACATGAGTCCCGACCCGCCTTTGTGTTTTGGAAGGGGAGGATGGAGTTCAGATGCGAGATTTATTATAGAAACACGGTTAAAACACTCAGGAGGTAGCTCTGGGGACCAGGCGGTGGCTGACCTCGGTCCGGGCAGAGGGGTTGTCCCCGAGGGGACTGCCGTGAGCTGTCCCTTTGCCCGGAGGTTGCAAGGCCCCTCTGCAGCCTCTCTCCCTACAGCAAAGGACCCCGGGGAAAGGCCCATGggtggttccccccccccccaggaggGGCGCTCTGGGGCTCCATccaacaaaagcagcttttgcgAGCGGTGCGAACCTGGCCGGTCCCGGGGCAGGAGAGCCCCGTGGGCAGAGACCAGAGGGACAAAacccctctgctgcagctggaacCTTCCAGCACACCGAAGGGCTGTCTTCCCCTGGTCAGGTACAGGCACCCGGGCAGGTCGGTGACTCCCGGCTGGTCGCTGTCACGGCTCTCCTGATGGAGCCTTGCCCTCAGCATCCTTCGCAGCATCCCTCCCCACGGGGGACCGCCGCGCCTGCGTGGATGGCTCTGCCATCGCAGCCCCTTCTCCCCTTTCGGCAGGTGACAAGCGGTGGTGGCTGCTGGGGACCCAGATGCTGGGGACCCCGGGGACACCTGTCCTGGGGAGCGCCCGGGCGCTGGCACCCCCTCTTCCCTCGTAGTGATGCTCCTGTTTCAGTGGTGCCGGGAAGGTCGCTTCTCCTTCCTCGGAGCCCACCCACTCCCGCAGCACCAGGGACCGACCCGGGGCTCTGCAGGGTTGCAGAGACCATGTGGGTGCCCCCAGTCCCTCTCTTGGGGAGCTCACTTTCCACACCTCCAGCCCAAGGAACCGGGGCGGGCGGCCACGTCCAGGGACAGCTGCCCCCGGGACTGGGCACCGAGGGACAGCATCGAGAGGCCGGATTTTGCCCCAAACCCGTCCGTTTGTTTTCCGCATCTGTCCTCAATATTTAGGAGTAGACGAAGCAGCCAGCTTGGTTAATATTTAGCCCGACAATACACCGTACCCTCGGCTTTTAGTACCCGTGGAAGAAAGTAACCCGTTAATCCTTGGTGTGGGCTATTCCCTCTTGTCTTTTCTCACCTCTCCGTGCAGACGGATTTTAGGTCATACTCCGCAACGAAGGGCCGGCGGCCCTCGCCTGCCTGACACTAATAATCCCCCCCTGCGCTAGCACCGGCGCATCGGTGCGAGTTCGACGGGGTTTTGGTTTAGAGTCGGGAGGAGAACAACGAAAAAAGCTTAATAAGCCTGGAAATAAGACTGAGCCCCGGGGAAGCCCTTCGCGCTCCTCGGCCCGGCTCGGCCCAGCCAAGCTTTTAGCGCCGGGAGACGTGGGGGGCAGGGGTTGATTTTGATTCCGCAAAACTCAGTGGATCGAAATGTTTCTCCCGCACCGCTGTCCCCATTTTACCGCTAACCCGGTGGAGTTTGGGGATAGAAAAGCTGGAAATGGCTACTCATTCTGTTTGCATGCCACAGTGCTCTGCCAAGGCGCTGGGGTGGGGGGACGACACACACACGACAGCCCCTTTCGAGAGTCCTGCTTAGAATTGGGAGGCATTCCCAGCACCGGTCCCCATCACTAGAGGGAAGAGAACTTGTCCGAGAAAGCATGGATGGCTCAGCAATGCCAGCCTGGATTTAGATCTGGATTTACACCTGAATTAACATTTCGGGCTGCCTTTAAGGGCGAACTCCCTCGCCGAGAGGTGGCCGGGAGCATCACTCGCCGGGTCCCAGCTCTGTCCCTACTCAGCCCCTCTGTTTCTCTCGGTACCCAGGTCCTCGGCTCATAATCCCAGCCAGTCAAAAAGTATCCCCCCAGGGAAAGTATTCTAGCTATCCGTCCCTGAGCAGGGATATAAATACCCGGAGATATTTTGAAGATCTCTGTGGGAAGCGATCGTGTCTAAGTGGTAGCGCTAGGGGCTTATTATCGCTGGAACAGATTTGTATCACAGGGACCGGGTCCTGCCAGAAAATTCCTAAAAAATCCCGCTCTGAAGAAGGCTGTAAATTCCTGTGCTGCAATATTTCATCGAAGGACGTCATGGAAAAtgtgggatgggggggggggaagtcttGGGACTggcagaggggggaaaagggaggcaaaagcagggagaaagtgaaagattttccttttttttttttttttttcttttgctgtttctggcCAAAGGCTGAGCTTGTGCCCGAGGCACGGGGGCTGACAGCCAGACCGCACCTTCCCGCAGCCGCCCCAGGCGCTTCGGTCGCTTCGCACCCGCTCCCGCTTTCGACTTCTTCTTCCCCAAAACCTCCGCCAGGTCCCGCAGGGTCACGGAGCCCCGGTGCCACCGGTAAAGGACCCGTCTGCCACCGGCCACACGCGTGGGACAAGGCCGTGTGGGGGACCCCACAAAAAAATGGGCTAAAAAATAACCCCAATACCACCTCTTCCTCTGTCCTTTCACATCCCCTCTCCCAGCCTTGCGCCCCTAGTTTGAACGCACCCCCTAGGCCTTAAATAAACATTTAGGGATCGATTTGCCGCGGATTTGGGGCCAGGGGCGACGGGGATGGCCGCgactgaagttaaaaaaaataaaatataaagaactaaaaaaaactCCCTAAAACGCAAAACCgagagagggaaaagagccGGTGCcggggaagaaggggagggggggtcCTCCGGGTGGTGTTAATGCAAAGCAGGGGCAGCGGGGAGGGGGACATGAGGCGGTCACTCCCCTCACCCTGGGTGGTCTGGGCTCTCAGGAACACCCCGGCCCCTCTCGGAGCAGCACCCAGCCCGCCTATAACAATACCACCTATATACATTTCCATACTCGGGTTACACCCGGCCTGCTTTGCAAAGTTGACTTCACTTAAGCAATTAGCTAGTAAAAATACCTTCGGcgcaggaaaaggaagaaagctcGGATTTGTCTATTTTTACACAAAACACTGCCGAGTTtcggggaaggggggaagggaagaggagagggtTTGGGATGGAGCCGGTAGAGAAgcgcagcggggccgggggtgGGCGCGGGGAATAAGCGGGATCGGACAGGCAAAACGGGCTCCAACCCGTGCGGGGATTAGCAGGGCTAATTGTTCTAGGTGatcttttagttttcttcttctctctctcccttccccgCGTCTCCCCATCGGTTCAAGCACCCAAAGCACCAGCAAACAGGCGGGTCCCGCTCACTGCCACCATCACCCCCTCGCACATCGGACACCGCCCGGCCCGGCTTTTCCTCCGCAAAACTCTCCTTTCCCCAATTCACGGGCTCGGTTTAAAACCCTCCGAGGTTTCTGCTATTCCCACGGAGAGGCCTATCAAACCCGGAGCgatatatttgcatttttcacgTTCGCTGGCTATAATAAATACATCGGCAACCAAATCTTCACACTCCGAAAAGATagtgagggagggagagggcagTCCTGCAGAGACTGATTTGCTTTGCAGGGGAACCGTTTGATATCCTCGGAGAGagtgttttgttggtttattttggtttttttttttctcggagatattttatttcctagtGGAAACGCTACTGGTGGGACGGTTTTGAGCGTGGATTTTACACTACCTCTTTGTGTTGTGTTTCGAGCTCTATCTCCGGGTGTTTTGCAGGCAGGTTGGGGAGATTCAGTCACAGAGGGatgtaaagcaaagaaaaacaccctTTTGGTGGCCCGGGGGGGGACATTCGATGAAGACCAAAGCTCAGGGTCAGCGATGCGCTCCCCCCGcgaaaatacaaagaaatacagagagaaaCGGGGGGATTTATTCTGGACCAGCCGCCCCGGGGCTGTAACACCCGGGGAAGGTCACTGCTTCCCGAAAAAACTATTTTCCCCGGGCAGCCGGAGCCGcctgtcctcctcctctttaAGAGAGAAGCTCCAGAAATAACTGCCCGCATCCCCTCACCGGGTACCTGGCCATGGCCGGCCGTTTGTCTGGGGCTGTCCCCTGCCTGTCCCAGTCCCCAATGTCCCTTGTCCCCCTCTATTGCCCCGGGAGAGAGAGGGCCGGTGCTTTCTGCAGGAGGATTTATTTTGCGGGGAGGGGGCAGACCATGAGAAGAGGGGAGAAGACCCTGATGTGAAATCCCTCTCGGTGGTGTCACAGATGTGACAGGCGCCCCGGAGGCTGCTCACAACTGCCCGCGAATAACGCGGAGGGAGTTTGTCAACCCGATCGGTATCtatctttcctttaaaaagtattaaatgaTTATTACAAAACTTTGAAAGCGAATCTGGAAGACGGGGGGTTGAGGAATGTGCCCCCTCCTCTCTTTCTGCAGGGGGTGCAGCGGGACGGACCCGCAGCGCTGCGGCCTGCAAAGGGCAACgggggtgtgtgtatgtaaggtttttcttcctttttttttaccccccttcctttctctcttcctttccccaaTCTTAAAAGGGAGCAcgctgcagcagccagcacatcTGCTCTGCTACCAGCCAGCAGCCCAGGCTCCTGCCACCCACCCTCCAACCCCCCCAGACGGCAGATTTCCACCCGCGATCCGCAAGAAAGTGGCAAAGGTTTTAAGCGACTTACCTTAAGTGACAGCTTTCCTGATGGGCCGACGCTCAAAAGAGTGTGTTGGGGTATTTTTGGTGGggttggggaagaaaagggggtCTCTGCCCCCATTCTTTCCTAttctccttccccccaccctgcaTGTGTGCCCCTGGCATCCGCCGGAGCTGAGCATCAGGCTCCTGGCGTCCAACTGAGACACTTTAGCACAGATTTGTATAACTCCCCTCCCAAAAATAGCCCATCCCAGCCTCATCCTAAAGCAGCCTCGGAGCAGACGAGGGGTCCGAAGCCCGCTCCCATCCCCGGCCAGGCGGCGGAGGCAGAAAAGGGCATTTCGAGAGGCAGCAGGAGTTTTcgctgatttctttttattaaagcaCCCCCGAGCCCGTGTTTACATTGCGCAGTATAAACATCCTGCCCGGGCCCGCCGAGCTTAAAAGAGCGCACGAAGAGGGGGTTTCAAGAGGGTGAAACTCCGCGCAGCGCGGAGCCCGCGGCCGGGCAGCACCTCCGCGGCCTTGCGCCGCCCGCGGAAGTTCCGCGCTGCCCGCAGGCCCGCGCTGCCGCGCCCCGGCCCCTTCCACGGCCCTTCCCACATCCCTCCCGTGATTTTTAGCAGGGGTGGCGGGGGAATAGGGGGGGGAATGGAGGAGCCCCACGCAGCCCCGCGGTCATGGGTGACAAATTCCCCCCCCgtcccaaaacacacacatatacacgGGAGCGGCGGCCCCGCAGCGGGCGGGAATGTGTCGTGCAGTCCCCGGGTCGCGGGGGGTGGCGTGGAAAGGGCCCTTTAAAAGCTGCCCACCGGCTGGGAGCGGGCGCGGagggggccgggccggggcggggaTCGACCCCCGCTCTTACGTCTGTCAAGGAGCGGCAGACGCCGCTGCAAGAGATAAAGTAAAGGGCgagcagcggggctgggggcagaCTCGACAGCCACCGCGATGGGAAGCAGCTCCCCGCAGCACCGGCAGCGCCAGCCCAGCTAgagccggggcgggggggacgGGGACGGCGGCCCCGGGAGCCCGGCCCGCCGAGGGGCAGGCGGAGGCCGCCGGCTTCTTTCTCGCAGCAGCCGAGCTCAACTCGCTTCCACCCgcccccccatccctcctccctgcGCCCCCCCCGACCCTCCGCCTCTCGCTCGCCTTCTGCAGCAGGGCTCGGATTTAGGGATAaagtgggaggaggagggaaaggggggttgggggggatCGTCGCTTCCATTTGTTTATCCACGGAGGGGTGAAGTCTCCCCGTAGAAAGAAACCCCGCCGGGGGACCGGGAGGAGGCCGGAGGCGGGGGTGAGTGGCGGCGAGCCCCCAGCAGCGTGGCCTTTtgggggggcgcgggggggtgTTGGCGGAGGAGGGCCGGGGCTAGCCGCCGCGGACCCGGCCGTAGATGACTGCAGAAGCGCAGCAGGCTCTGTCCTCTCAGCCCCCTCCTCCTCCGGTGCAGAGCAGCTACGGCCCCATGTCCTCTGTGGCCGAGAAGCAGTCGCAGAGCTCGGCCATGGACACCGCTTCCGCGGCGCCCGGCGGGGCGACCGGCAGCGCCCCTGGCAGCGGTGGAGCCCCGGGCAGCGGCGGTCCCAAAGCGAAGAAGACCAACGCGGGGATCCGGCGGCCGGAGAAGCCGCCGTACTCCTACATCGCCCTCATCGTCATGGCCATCCAGAGCTCACCCTCGAAACGCCTGACCCTCAGCGAGATCTACCAGTTCTTGCAGAGCCGCTTCCCTTTCTTCCGCGGCTCCTACCAGGGCTGGAAAAACTCGGTGCGCCACAACCTCTCCCTCAACGAGTGCTTCATCAAGTTGCCCAAGGGACTGGGACGCCCGGGCAAGGGCCACTACTGGACCATCGACCCAGCCAGCGAGTTCATGTTCGAGGAGGGCTCATTTCGCCGCCGACCCCGCGGGTTCAGGAGGAAATGCCAAGCGCTGAAGCCCATGTACAGCATGATGAACGGGCTCAGCTTCAACCACCTCCCCGAGAGCTACGGCTTCCAGGGCTCGGCCGGCGGGCTCTCCTGCCCCCCCAACAGCCTCTCCCTCGAAGGGGGTCTGGGGATGATGAACGGGCATTTGTCCAGCAACGTAGAGGGGATG
It contains:
- the FOXF1 gene encoding forkhead box protein F1: MTAEAQQALSSQPPPPPVQSSYGPMSSVAEKQSQSSAMDTASAAPGGATGSAPGSGGAPGSGGPKAKKTNAGIRRPEKPPYSYIALIVMAIQSSPSKRLTLSEIYQFLQSRFPFFRGSYQGWKNSVRHNLSLNECFIKLPKGLGRPGKGHYWTIDPASEFMFEEGSFRRRPRGFRRKCQALKPMYSMMNGLSFNHLPESYGFQGSAGGLSCPPNSLSLEGGLGMMNGHLSSNVEGMGLAGHSVPHLPANGGHSYMGGCTGSSAGDYPHHESSVPASPLLAGGGVMEPHSVYSSSASAWAPSASAALNTGASYIKQQPLSPCNPAANPLSSSLSTHSLDQSYLHQNSHNTAELQGIPRYHSQSPSMCDRKEFVFSFNAMASSSMHSAGSGSYYHQQVTYQDIKPCVM